One Cupriavidus taiwanensis DNA window includes the following coding sequences:
- a CDS encoding CusA/CzcA family heavy metal efflux RND transporter: MFERLIRFAIEQRWLVLLAVLGMAALGLYSYTRLPIDAVPDITNVQVQINTAAPGYSPLETEQRITYPVETVMAGLPGLEQTRSLSRYGLSQVTVIFRDGTDIHFARQLVNQRIQEARDQLPAGITPAMGPISTGLGEIYLWTVEADPGARKADGTAYTLSDLREIQDWVIRPQLRNVPGVTEVNAIGGHARAYVVAPSLERMASYGLSLADVVGALEKNNDNVGAGYIERRGEQYLVRVPGQVRSLEDIGDVIVGTAQGQPIRVRDVATVQTGGELRTGAATENGREVVLGTVFMLIGENSRAVSQAVDRKMAEINRTLPKGVQAVTVYDRTTLVDKAIATVKTNLLEGAVLVIAILFLFLGNLRAALITALVIPLSMLFTFTGMVHYRISANLMSLGALDFGIIVDGAVVIVENCVRRLAHAQARHGRPLTRGERLHEVFAAAREARRPLLYGQLIIMVVYLPIFALTGVEGKMFHPMAFTVVLALLGAMVLSVTFVPAAVALFIGKRVAERENRLMAWARRCYAVLLERALAATPVVLTFAGVAVALCLAIATRLGSEFVPSLNEGDLAIQALRIPGTSLTQSVAMQQQLETALKARFPEIERVFARTGTAEIASDPMPPNISDGYIMLKPVAQWPEPRRTRDELIAAIRDEVGKLPGNNYEFSQPIQLRFNELISGVRSDVAVKVFGDDNAVLEQTANRIAAVLQDIPGAAEVKVEQTTGLPMLTVQIDRNKAARYGLNLSDIQDAVAIGIGGKVSGTFFSGDRRFDIVVRLPDAVREDVEALRRLPVPLPKEAAARTSYIPLSEVASVEIAPGPNQVSRENGKRRIVVSASVRGRDIGSFVPEAEAAIRARVQIPAGYWTSWGGTFEQLQSATARLRVVVPLALGLVFVLLFAMFGNVKDGLLVFTGIPFALTGGILALWLRGIPLSISAAVGFIALCGVAVLNGLVMLSFIRSLREEGHGLDAAIRDGALTRLRPVLMTALVASLGFVPMALATGTGAEVQRPLATVVIGGILSSTALTLLVLPVLYRLAHRNDDPATVRAAGQMARMEA; the protein is encoded by the coding sequence ATGTTCGAACGCCTGATCCGCTTTGCCATCGAGCAACGCTGGCTGGTGCTGCTGGCGGTGCTGGGCATGGCCGCGCTGGGCCTGTACAGCTACACGCGGCTGCCGATCGACGCGGTGCCCGATATCACCAACGTGCAGGTGCAGATCAACACCGCCGCGCCGGGCTATTCGCCGCTGGAGACCGAGCAGCGCATCACCTATCCGGTCGAGACCGTGATGGCGGGCCTGCCCGGGCTGGAGCAGACCCGCTCGCTGTCGCGCTACGGGCTGTCGCAGGTGACGGTGATCTTCCGCGACGGCACCGATATCCACTTTGCGCGCCAGCTGGTCAACCAGCGCATCCAGGAAGCGCGCGACCAGCTGCCCGCCGGCATCACGCCCGCGATGGGCCCGATCTCGACCGGGCTGGGCGAGATCTACCTGTGGACGGTCGAGGCCGACCCCGGCGCGCGCAAGGCCGATGGCACCGCTTACACGCTGTCGGACCTGCGCGAGATCCAGGACTGGGTGATCCGCCCGCAGCTGCGCAACGTGCCCGGCGTGACCGAGGTCAATGCCATCGGCGGCCATGCGCGCGCCTATGTGGTCGCGCCCAGCCTGGAGCGCATGGCGTCGTACGGGTTGTCGCTGGCCGATGTGGTGGGCGCGCTGGAGAAGAACAACGACAACGTCGGCGCCGGCTATATCGAGCGCCGCGGCGAGCAGTACCTGGTGCGCGTGCCGGGGCAGGTGCGCTCGCTTGAAGATATCGGCGACGTGATCGTCGGTACCGCGCAGGGCCAGCCGATCCGCGTGCGCGACGTGGCCACCGTGCAGACCGGCGGCGAACTGCGCACCGGCGCGGCCACCGAGAACGGCCGCGAGGTGGTGCTGGGCACCGTGTTCATGCTGATCGGCGAGAACAGCCGCGCGGTGTCGCAGGCGGTGGACCGCAAGATGGCCGAGATCAACCGCACCCTGCCCAAGGGCGTGCAGGCCGTCACGGTGTACGACCGCACCACGCTGGTCGACAAGGCCATCGCCACGGTCAAGACGAACCTGCTGGAAGGGGCGGTGCTTGTGATCGCCATCCTGTTCCTGTTCCTGGGCAACCTGCGCGCGGCGCTGATCACCGCGCTGGTGATCCCGCTGTCGATGCTGTTCACCTTCACGGGCATGGTGCACTACCGCATCAGCGCCAACCTGATGAGCCTGGGCGCGCTCGACTTCGGCATCATCGTCGACGGCGCGGTGGTGATCGTCGAGAACTGCGTGCGCCGGCTGGCGCATGCGCAGGCGCGCCACGGCCGGCCCCTCACGCGCGGCGAACGCCTGCATGAAGTCTTCGCCGCGGCGCGCGAGGCGCGCCGGCCGCTGCTGTACGGCCAGCTGATCATCATGGTGGTGTACCTGCCGATCTTTGCGCTGACCGGGGTCGAGGGAAAGATGTTCCACCCGATGGCCTTCACCGTGGTGCTGGCGCTGCTGGGGGCGATGGTGTTGTCTGTGACCTTCGTGCCCGCGGCGGTGGCGCTGTTTATCGGCAAGCGCGTGGCCGAGCGCGAGAACCGGCTGATGGCGTGGGCGCGCCGCTGCTACGCGGTGCTGCTGGAGCGCGCGCTGGCCGCGACGCCAGTGGTGCTGACGTTTGCCGGCGTGGCGGTGGCATTGTGCCTGGCCATTGCCACGCGGCTGGGCAGCGAGTTCGTGCCCAGCCTGAACGAGGGCGACCTGGCGATCCAGGCCTTGCGCATCCCCGGCACCAGCCTGACGCAATCGGTGGCGATGCAGCAGCAGCTGGAAACCGCGCTGAAGGCCAGGTTCCCGGAGATCGAGCGCGTCTTTGCGCGCACCGGCACCGCGGAGATCGCTTCCGACCCGATGCCGCCGAATATCTCCGACGGCTACATCATGCTCAAGCCTGTTGCGCAATGGCCCGAGCCCCGCCGCACGCGCGACGAGCTGATCGCCGCGATCCGCGATGAGGTCGGCAAGCTGCCGGGCAACAACTATGAGTTCTCGCAACCGATCCAGCTGCGCTTCAATGAGCTGATTTCCGGCGTGCGCTCGGACGTGGCGGTCAAGGTGTTCGGCGACGACAATGCCGTGCTGGAGCAGACCGCCAATCGCATCGCGGCGGTGCTGCAGGACATCCCCGGCGCGGCCGAGGTGAAGGTCGAACAGACCACCGGCCTGCCGATGCTGACGGTGCAGATCGACCGCAACAAGGCGGCGCGCTACGGCCTGAACCTGAGCGATATCCAGGATGCGGTGGCGATCGGCATCGGCGGCAAGGTGTCTGGCACCTTCTTCAGCGGCGACCGGCGCTTCGACATCGTGGTGCGCCTGCCCGATGCCGTGCGCGAGGACGTGGAAGCGCTGCGGCGGCTGCCGGTGCCGCTGCCGAAGGAGGCCGCCGCGCGCACCAGCTATATCCCGCTGAGCGAAGTCGCCAGCGTGGAGATCGCGCCGGGCCCCAACCAGGTCTCGCGCGAGAACGGCAAGCGCCGCATCGTGGTCAGCGCCAGTGTGCGCGGGCGCGATATCGGCAGCTTCGTGCCCGAGGCCGAGGCCGCCATCCGCGCGCGCGTGCAGATCCCGGCGGGCTACTGGACCAGCTGGGGCGGCACCTTCGAGCAATTGCAGTCCGCCACCGCGCGGCTGCGCGTGGTGGTGCCGCTGGCGCTGGGGCTGGTGTTCGTGCTGCTGTTCGCCATGTTCGGCAACGTCAAGGACGGGCTGCTGGTCTTCACCGGCATTCCGTTCGCGCTGACCGGCGGCATTTTGGCGCTGTGGCTGCGCGGCATTCCGCTGTCGATCTCGGCGGCGGTGGGCTTTATCGCGCTGTGCGGCGTGGCGGTGCTCAACGGGCTGGTGATGCTGTCGTTTATCCGCTCGCTGCGCGAGGAAGGCCATGGACTGGATGCGGCGATCCGCGATGGGGCGTTGACGCGGCTGAGGCCGGTGCTGATGACGGCGCTGGTTGCGTCGCTTGGCTTCGTGCCGATGGCGCTGGCCACCGGCACCGGCGCCGAGGTGCAGCGCCCGCTGGCGACGGTGGTGATCGGCGGCATCCTGTCGTCGACGGCGCTGACCTTGCTGGTGTTGCCGGTGCTGTACCGGCTGGCGCACCGCAACGACGACCCGGCGACGGTGCGAGCCGCAGGACAGATGGCGCGAATGGAGGCGTGA
- a CDS encoding efflux RND transporter periplasmic adaptor subunit, with protein MAMSKQQRAAVVAILVAGLLGGAAILFTGKGGGASGEAAHGHAGHGDEHGHEQGKEGDKAGAPAAQPQAEGKPHVIALTPAQIEQAGIGIATAAAAALRSSVDFPGEIRFNDDRTAHVVPRVAGVAQAVPANLGQAVRKGEVLALIASTTVSEQRSELLAAQKREALARATHAREKTLWQEKISAEQDYQQARTALEEAQIAVQNARQKLTAIGAAESGGAGGALNQFALRAPFDGIVVEKHLSLGEAVKEDASVFTVSDLSSVWAEFVVSARDLERVRVGEAVTVRSSASAAQAEGKVSYVGSLLGEQTRTAKARVTLANPGMAWRPGLFVTVSVLGAPVQVPVTVTADAVQQVDGQSVVFVAVPDGFAAQPVQTGRSDGKLVEVTRGLQAGARYAAANSFILKSELGKASAGHEH; from the coding sequence ATGGCAATGAGCAAGCAACAACGGGCCGCAGTGGTGGCCATCCTGGTCGCGGGGCTGCTGGGCGGCGCGGCGATCCTGTTCACCGGCAAGGGCGGCGGCGCCAGCGGCGAGGCCGCCCACGGGCATGCCGGGCATGGCGACGAGCACGGGCATGAGCAAGGCAAAGAGGGGGACAAGGCGGGCGCCCCTGCCGCGCAACCGCAAGCCGAAGGCAAGCCGCACGTGATCGCGCTGACGCCGGCGCAAATCGAACAGGCCGGTATCGGCATCGCCACCGCCGCGGCGGCGGCGCTGCGCAGCAGCGTCGATTTCCCCGGCGAGATCCGCTTCAACGACGACCGCACCGCGCACGTGGTGCCGCGCGTCGCGGGCGTGGCGCAGGCGGTGCCGGCCAACCTGGGCCAGGCGGTGCGCAAGGGCGAGGTGCTGGCGCTGATTGCCAGCACCACGGTCTCGGAACAACGCAGCGAACTGCTCGCTGCGCAGAAGCGCGAGGCGCTGGCGCGCGCCACCCATGCGCGCGAGAAGACGCTGTGGCAGGAGAAGATCTCCGCCGAGCAGGACTACCAGCAGGCGCGCACGGCGCTGGAGGAAGCGCAGATCGCGGTGCAGAACGCGCGCCAGAAGCTCACCGCGATCGGCGCCGCCGAAAGCGGCGGGGCCGGCGGCGCGCTGAACCAGTTCGCGCTGCGCGCGCCGTTCGACGGCATCGTGGTCGAGAAGCACCTGTCGCTGGGCGAAGCGGTCAAGGAAGACGCCAGCGTGTTCACGGTGTCGGACCTCAGTTCGGTCTGGGCCGAATTCGTGGTGTCCGCGCGCGACCTGGAGCGGGTGCGCGTGGGCGAGGCGGTCACGGTGCGCTCCAGCGCTTCCGCCGCGCAGGCCGAGGGCAAGGTGTCCTACGTCGGCAGCCTGCTGGGCGAGCAGACCCGCACCGCCAAGGCGCGCGTGACGCTGGCCAATCCGGGCATGGCGTGGCGGCCGGGGCTGTTCGTCACGGTCAGCGTGCTGGGCGCGCCGGTGCAGGTGCCGGTGACGGTGACGGCCGACGCGGTGCAGCAGGTCGATGGCCAGAGCGTGGTGTTCGTCGCGGTGCCGGACGGGTTTGCGGCGCAGCCGGTCCAGACCGGGCGCAGCGACGGCAAGCTGGTCGAGGTGACGCGCGGCCTGCAGGCCGGCGCGCGCTACGCCGCGGCCAACAGCTTCATCCTCAAGTCCGAGCTGGGCAAAGCCAGCGCCGGGCATGAGCATTGA
- a CDS encoding TolC family protein: MRRLLLPLGLAALLSSPFPGVAQTPPAAVALPPAAPPAEEPQPAGTLTLDAALALAEAGSFTLSAAGKELDATEGDLVQSRVLPNPELAVSMEDTRKASRSTTGQVNLPIELGGKRAARIGLAERGRELAQAELGSTRAELRAAVIARFFGVLVAQERVRLAEGSVGIASQAADAAGRRVAAGKVAPLEATRARVEQANAELELAEATGALQSARQSLAALWGDSVPRFAQARGDLDALPSRPAPAALQAALEDSPLLEASRLAAERSRADVAVQRSRQYPDVTVSLGAKRDNEANRNMAVLGVAIPLPLFDRNQGNLYAALRRADGAQDAHAATRVRLQGELKQASTQLSVSRAAAQTLQASVLPAAEQAYAAASRGFEAGKFNFLDVLDAQRTLFQARIRYLDVLARTYDAAASIDRILGH; the protein is encoded by the coding sequence ATGCGAAGACTTTTGCTGCCGCTCGGGCTGGCGGCCCTGTTATCCAGCCCTTTCCCCGGCGTTGCGCAGACGCCGCCCGCCGCCGTGGCGCTGCCACCGGCTGCACCACCGGCTGAAGAGCCGCAGCCCGCCGGGACACTGACACTCGACGCCGCACTGGCCTTGGCCGAAGCCGGCAGCTTCACGCTGTCCGCCGCCGGCAAGGAGCTTGACGCCACCGAAGGCGACCTGGTCCAGTCGCGCGTGCTGCCCAATCCGGAACTGGCCGTGTCGATGGAAGACACGCGCAAGGCGTCGCGCTCGACCACCGGCCAGGTCAACCTGCCGATCGAACTGGGCGGCAAGCGCGCCGCCCGCATCGGCCTGGCCGAGCGCGGCCGCGAGCTGGCGCAGGCGGAGCTGGGCAGCACCCGCGCCGAGCTGCGCGCCGCGGTGATCGCGCGCTTCTTCGGCGTGCTGGTGGCGCAGGAGCGCGTCAGGCTGGCCGAGGGTTCGGTCGGCATCGCCAGCCAGGCCGCCGACGCCGCCGGCCGGCGCGTGGCCGCCGGCAAGGTCGCGCCGCTGGAAGCCACGCGCGCCCGGGTGGAGCAGGCCAACGCCGAGCTGGAGCTGGCCGAGGCCACCGGCGCGCTGCAGTCCGCGCGGCAGTCGCTGGCGGCGCTGTGGGGCGATAGCGTGCCGCGCTTTGCGCAGGCCCGGGGCGATCTGGATGCGTTGCCGTCGCGGCCCGCGCCGGCGGCGTTGCAGGCGGCGCTGGAAGACTCGCCGCTGCTCGAAGCCAGCCGCCTGGCGGCGGAGCGCAGCCGTGCCGACGTGGCGGTGCAGCGCAGCCGCCAGTATCCCGACGTGACCGTGAGCCTGGGCGCCAAGCGCGACAACGAGGCCAACCGCAACATGGCGGTGCTCGGCGTGGCGATTCCGCTGCCGCTGTTCGACCGCAACCAGGGCAACCTGTACGCGGCGCTGCGCCGCGCCGACGGCGCGCAGGACGCGCACGCCGCCACGCGCGTGCGCCTGCAGGGCGAACTGAAGCAGGCGTCGACGCAGCTGTCGGTGTCCCGCGCCGCGGCGCAGACGCTGCAGGCTTCGGTGCTGCCCGCCGCCGAGCAGGCCTACGCCGCCGCCTCGCGCGGCTTCGAGGCGGGCAAGTTCAATTTCCTCGACGTGCTGGACGCCCAGCGCACGCTGTTCCAGGCGCGCATCCGCTACCTGGACGTGCTGGCCCGCACCTATGACGCCGCGGCCAGCATCGACCGCATCCTCGGACACTGA
- the czcI gene encoding cation efflux protein, CzcI family, with protein sequence MQRLFLVFLALVLPLQFAWAGAAAYCGHEVEVSAKAHFGHHEHRHEAGNGKQAQQADPAPDKAKLNLADPDCGVCHIASLPFARADAQDVPALRRVELAPPVPQPSFSSHSARAPDRPQWPRLA encoded by the coding sequence ATGCAACGCCTCTTCCTTGTCTTCCTTGCGCTCGTCCTGCCGCTCCAGTTCGCCTGGGCGGGAGCCGCCGCGTATTGCGGGCATGAGGTTGAGGTGTCGGCCAAGGCGCATTTCGGCCACCATGAACACCGGCACGAGGCCGGCAACGGCAAGCAGGCGCAGCAAGCCGATCCTGCGCCGGACAAGGCCAAGCTGAACCTGGCCGATCCCGACTGCGGCGTCTGCCATATCGCCTCGCTGCCGTTCGCGCGGGCCGATGCGCAGGACGTGCCTGCGCTGCGCCGCGTGGAACTGGCGCCGCCGGTGCCGCAGCCCAGCTTCTCCTCGCACAGCGCACGTGCGCCCGACCGCCCGCAGTGGCCGCGTCTCGCCTAG
- a CDS encoding zf-HC2 domain-containing protein encodes MPETPPSRSPRRLLPDCEEVHHLTMKSLDLPLSWTERLRMRSHLAICDACTRFSAQMRTLREAMHRLGRDE; translated from the coding sequence ATGCCGGAAACCCCACCCTCCCGCTCCCCGCGCCGGCTGCTGCCGGACTGCGAAGAGGTCCACCACCTGACCATGAAGAGCCTGGACCTGCCGCTGTCCTGGACGGAGCGGCTGCGCATGCGCTCGCACCTGGCGATCTGCGATGCCTGCACCCGCTTCAGCGCGCAGATGCGCACGCTGCGCGAGGCGATGCACCGGCTGGGGCGCGACGAATGA
- a CDS encoding sigma-70 family RNA polymerase sigma factor — translation MSLDPADLHALRPYLLRFARLQLRDEAVAEDAVSETLLAALEHPERFAGQSALRTYLVGILKHKIIDALRRGKREVRLALAADGDGQPQSDDDAFDALFTRNGHYQDPPTDWGDPERAFERREFFEILQLCVDRLPPRAGRIFMMREWLELDTEEICQHLQISATNAWAMLYRARMRLRECLELHWFGQRGRPGKAG, via the coding sequence ATGAGCCTCGACCCCGCCGACCTCCACGCGCTGCGCCCCTACCTGTTGCGCTTCGCGCGCCTGCAGCTGCGCGATGAGGCGGTGGCCGAGGATGCGGTCTCGGAAACGCTGCTGGCGGCGCTCGAGCATCCGGAGCGCTTTGCCGGCCAGTCGGCGCTGCGCACCTACCTGGTCGGCATCCTGAAGCACAAGATCATCGACGCGCTGCGCAGAGGCAAGCGCGAAGTCAGGCTGGCGCTGGCCGCCGACGGCGACGGCCAGCCGCAGTCCGACGACGATGCCTTCGATGCCCTGTTCACGCGCAACGGCCACTACCAGGATCCGCCCACCGACTGGGGCGACCCGGAGCGCGCGTTCGAGCGCCGCGAGTTCTTCGAGATCCTGCAGCTATGCGTGGACCGCCTGCCGCCGCGCGCGGGCCGCATCTTCATGATGCGGGAATGGCTGGAGCTGGACACCGAGGAAATCTGTCAGCATTTGCAGATCAGCGCGACCAATGCCTGGGCCATGTTGTACCGTGCCCGCATGCGCCTGCGCGAATGCCTGGAGCTGCACTGGTTCGGCCAGCGCGGCCGGCCCGGCAAGGCGGGTTGA
- the tssA gene encoding type VI secretion system protein TssA, with protein sequence MNQPIPCSGLDVQALLAPVPGDDAAGTSLRYDPLFRAIADARRHDDESLPMREWERPLVRADWKRVAALASEALATRSKDFQLAAWLCEAWTHLHGVSGFCAGTRLLGALADAYWDGAWPRIDDGDADARSAPLAWLNETMPTVLALHLPLLSLPDDEPVRLTLDLWERSLLTGEDDPGLGREALLQRAQHAPDRPALDTLWRGLHDASAEWAAFDRRVDTLLGAQAPSLARVTDTLARLQRAVAALRGAAHGEAAGAATAALEPTAMAPVAIRDAAVTEPEPAPPDAPPAQNALLAHGRIEDRAHAYRLIRDVADYLARHEPHSPTPHLLRRAVRWGELPLADLMQDILREEGDIGRYFALLEN encoded by the coding sequence ATGAACCAGCCCATCCCATGCAGCGGCCTGGATGTGCAGGCACTGCTGGCGCCGGTGCCCGGCGACGATGCCGCGGGTACTTCGCTGCGCTATGACCCGCTGTTTCGCGCCATTGCCGACGCGCGCCGGCACGACGATGAATCGCTGCCGATGCGCGAATGGGAGCGCCCGCTGGTCAGGGCCGACTGGAAGCGCGTGGCCGCCCTCGCCAGCGAGGCGCTGGCCACGCGCAGCAAGGACTTCCAGCTGGCGGCATGGCTGTGCGAGGCGTGGACCCACCTGCATGGCGTCAGCGGCTTTTGCGCCGGCACGCGCTTGCTGGGCGCGCTGGCGGACGCGTACTGGGATGGCGCCTGGCCCCGCATCGACGACGGCGATGCCGACGCGCGCAGCGCGCCGCTCGCCTGGCTCAACGAGACCATGCCGACCGTGCTGGCGCTGCATCTGCCGCTGCTCAGCCTGCCGGACGACGAGCCGGTGCGGCTCACGCTGGACCTGTGGGAGCGCAGCCTGCTGACTGGAGAGGACGACCCCGGCCTGGGCCGCGAGGCGCTGCTGCAGCGCGCGCAGCACGCACCCGACCGCCCGGCGCTGGACACGCTGTGGCGCGGCCTGCATGACGCCAGCGCCGAATGGGCGGCCTTCGATCGTCGCGTCGACACGCTGCTGGGCGCGCAGGCGCCCAGCCTGGCGCGCGTGACCGATACGCTCGCGCGGCTGCAGCGCGCAGTGGCGGCATTGCGCGGTGCGGCGCATGGCGAAGCGGCTGGCGCAGCGACTGCCGCTTTAGAGCCCACCGCCATGGCACCAGTGGCTATCCGCGATGCCGCTGTCACCGAGCCCGAGCCGGCCCCGCCCGACGCGCCGCCGGCGCAAAACGCCCTGCTGGCGCACGGCCGCATCGAAGACCGCGCCCACGCCTACCGGCTGATCCGCGACGTGGCCGACTACCTGGCGCGGCACGAGCCGCACAGCCCCACGCCGCACCTGCTGCGGCGCGCGGTGCGCTGGGGCGAGTTGCCGCTGGCCGACCTGATGCAGGACATCCTGCGCGAGGAAGGGGATATCGGGCGGTATTTCGCGCTGCTGGAGAACTAG